One genomic segment of Tursiops truncatus isolate mTurTru1 chromosome 11, mTurTru1.mat.Y, whole genome shotgun sequence includes these proteins:
- the LOC101325539 gene encoding LOW QUALITY PROTEIN: apolipoprotein L3-like (The sequence of the model RefSeq protein was modified relative to this genomic sequence to represent the inferred CDS: inserted 2 bases in 1 codon; substituted 1 base at 1 genomic stop codon), with translation MTEDPDALHQYLSELKTDLAVEYQVTLRKDQLDRKRFLNRFPLVKXELEELIGKLHAFADKVDKVHRDCTISNIAAISTGAVSGVLTILGLALAPMTAGASLALSATGLGLGAAAAVTSVSTSIVEHVSTLSAKTGVSRLMSTGXFLEALKISPRTVSTTKKFTEAVQRIGMNIRAMETVKSNPGLAADANVFISSGIISVQSSQQEEVTFKGRALAMTKGARIVGAGTAGLSLLMEVAFLVKEAKHLREGAKTESAERLRQQARELEKKLEVLTGIYERLQ, from the exons GGAAGACCCAGATGCACTGCATCAATATCTGAGTGAGCTAAAAACAGACTTGGCCGTGGAGTACCAAGTCACGCTCCGAAAAGACCAGCTGGACAGGAAGAGGTTTTTGAACAGGTTTCCTCTGGTAAAATGAGAGCTAGAGGAGCTCATAGGAAAGCTCCACGCGTTCGCAGACAAGGTTGACAAGGTCCACAGGGACTGCACCATCTCCAACATTGCGGCCATCTCCACTGGCGCTGTGTCTGGTGTCCTGACCATACTTGGCCTGGCTTTGGCACCCATGACAGCGGGGGCGAGTCTGGCACTCTCGGCCACTGGGTTAGGGCTGGGAGCAGCGGCTGCTGTGACCAGTGTGTCCACCAGCATTGTGGAACACGTCAGCACGTTGTCAGCAAAAACCGGAGTTAGTCGCCTGATGTCAACTGG GTTCCTGGAGGCACTTAAGATCAGCCCCCGAACTGTTAGCACAACAAAGAAATTCACAGAAGCTGTGCAACGCATTGGAATGAATATCCGTGCCATGGAGACGGTCAAAAGCAACCCTGGCTTAGCAGCCGACGCAAACGTCTTCATCAGCAGTGGAATAATCTCAGTCCAAAGCAGCCAGCAGGAAGAGGTTACTTTCAAAGGCAGGGCTCTGGCAATGACCAAAGGAGCCCGGATTGTGGGTGCGGGCACTGCAGGTCTCTCCCTTCTGATGGAAGTGGCCTTCCTGGTGAAAGAGGCGAAGCACTTGCGTGAGGGGGCAAAGACAGAGTCGGCTGAAAGGCTGAGGCAGCAGGCCCGGGAGCTGGAGAAGAAGTTGGAGGTGCTCACCGGCATCTATGAGCGTCTGCAGTAG